From one Triticum urartu cultivar G1812 chromosome 3, Tu2.1, whole genome shotgun sequence genomic stretch:
- the LOC125546083 gene encoding uncharacterized protein LOC125546083, translated as MHQTRSSSFVLLSSTKSQRKVSSSEMAFHQRSTSLPSRPHVSETEVELELQSLEASISSSNSISTMCDGLRTLANIYDGLEEIICLPSNQVFSSQKRSMLDGEMEGSLELLDLCCAMQEIFVEMKAIIQELQVALRKGDDAATQAKIQSYTCLVKKSKNLFKKTAKKAPADCSMVMLLAKAREISVSLLESTLRLLSKQIKMPKQSLVFKAFQKKKAVVCMEVQLSGLECSIGDLESGAGHLFRKLVQSRVSLLNILSS; from the coding sequence ATGCATCAAACTAGAAGCTCTTCTTTCGTCCTCCTCTCATCAACAAAATCACAGAGAAAAGTTTCAAGCTCAGAAATGGCTTTCCACCAAAGATCGACCAGTTTGCCTTCTAGGCCTCACGTCAGTGAGACCGAAGTCGAGCTAGAGCTACAGAGCCTAGAAGCAAGCATCTCTTCCTCCAATTCCATCAGCACGATGTGCGATGGTCTCAGGACTCTTGCAAACATCTATGATGGTCTTGAAGAAATCATATGCCTACCAAGCAACCAAGTTTTCTCCTCCCAGAAGAGGAGCATGTTGGATGGAGAAATGGAAGGCTCTCTTGAGCTGCTAGATCTCTGCTGCGCCATGCAAGAGATCTTCGTCGAGATGAAGGCCATCATCCAAGAGCTGCAAGTGGCTCTAAGGAAAGGTGATGATGCAGCTACTCAAGCCAAGATCCAATCTTACACCTGCTTGGTGAAGAAGTCCAAGAATCTTTTCAAGAAGACCGCGAAGAAGGCTCCTGCAGATTGTAGCATGGTCATGCTGTTGGCCAAGGCTAGAGAGATCTCGGTGTCTCTCCTGGAGTCCACACTCCGTCTCTTGTCGAAGCAAATCAAAATGCCTAAACAGTCTCTTGTTTTCAAGGCATTTCAGAAAAAGAAAGCAGTGGTTTGCATGGAGGTGCAATTGTCAGGGCTAGAGTGCAGTATCGGCGATCTCGAGAGCGGAGCAGGACATCTGTTCAGGAAATTAGTCCAGAGCAGAGTTTCTCTACTCAACATCCTTAGCTCATAG